A portion of the Homalodisca vitripennis isolate AUS2020 chromosome 2, UT_GWSS_2.1, whole genome shotgun sequence genome contains these proteins:
- the LOC124355786 gene encoding uncharacterized protein LOC124355786, translating into MVLSGHGCFGYYKRRFALSDTDACAYCGECDTTIHTVFACLRWRYQRKGVEEKLGRALTVESMVALMVESEDNWRTEGDYLGVVTRRKEEDERHVNVNLRAEIRRGLRQRR; encoded by the coding sequence ATGGTACTGAGCGGACATGGGTGCTTTGGCTACTATAAGAGACGCTTTGCTCTGAGCGACACAGATGCCTGTGCGTACTGCGGAGAGTGCGACACTACTATTCATACTGTGTTTGCATGTCTACGGTGGAGATACCAGCGGAAAGGAGTTGAGGAGAAGCTGGGAAGAGCTCTTACAGTGGAGAGTATGGTGGCACTGATGGTGGAGAGCGAAGACAACTGGCGCACAGAAGGTGACTACCTGGGAGTGGTAAcgagaagaaaagaagaagatGAAAggcatgtaaatgtaaatttaagagCTGAAATAAGAAGAGGCCTAAGACAAAGAAGGTAA